The Chitinivibrionales bacterium genome contains the following window.
CCATCCGGCGCCTGAAGGTGAAGGGATGTCGCGGGCAATGAAAATGGCGCTTGATAGTGCAGGACTGAAGCCGACTGATATCGGTTATATCAATGCCCATGGAACATCAACGCTCCTCAACGACAAATACGAAACAACGGCAATTAAAAATGTATTTGGCGATTATGCACAGGAGGTTAATATCAGCTCGACAAAATCCATGACCGGCCACCTGCTTGGTGCTTCCGGTGGAATCGAGTTTATCGCTTCGATATTTGCAATCCGTAATGGCATAATTCCGCCGACGATTAATTACCAGGATGCCGATCCTGAATGTGACCTTAACTATACGCCGAACACAGCCGTCAAAAAAGAGATGCGCTATGCTCTCAGCAATTCGTTCGGTTTCGGCGGGCATAATGCTACATTGATTGCAAGTGCCTATGAACCTTCTTAAAAAAATATCGAGGTTTTTTAAAAAACGTTTTCCGTTTCATTCGAAAACCTCTGCCGATGAGATTGATCTCACCACGATACAATCGATTATCGGCTACCGTTTCAAAGACATTTCTTTTCTCCGCAAAGCCCTCAGGCATCGTTCATATACCACAGCAAACGGTTCTATACCTCCCTTAGATTCGAATGAGCGGCTGGAGTTTTTAGGTGATGCTGTTCTGAATTGCTGTGTGACCGAGCATCTTTTTCATACCTATCCTCAGAAGAGTGAAGGCGAATTGTCGAAGATAAAATCATTGATCGTAAGCCGTAAAATACTGGGTGAAATAGCCACCGAACTCAATTTTGGTGATTATATTCTTTTAGGTCACGGAGAGAAAAGCTCCGGAGGCCGGAAGAAAACATCAATTCTGGCTAATGTTTTTGAAGCAATTGTAGGCGCCATTTTTCTTGATGGCGGTCTGGAACCCTCACAGACATTTCTTAAGGCCAGCCTTTTTTGCCGGATAACCGAATTTCTAAAAGAGAAAAGCAACATTAATTATAAAAGCAAGATACTTGAAGTGTCTCAGCGTGACGGATTCGGGATTCCTCACTACAAAGTGCTGTCCACAATGGGGCCTGAACATGCAAAGATATTCAAAGTGCAGATAGAGATTGGCGGCGTTCCCCTCGGAGAAGGATCTGGTCCGAATAAAAAAACCGCTCAACAGATAGCCGCAAAAAATGCATTAAAAAATTATGAAAAATCAAAAATAGTTAACCATTCAAAAGGAGCAGAAAGCAATGAACTGGTTTCTGACTGAAGAGCAGCAGATGATTATTGAAACCGCACGGGAGTTGGCAGAGAAAAAAATTGTGCCTGTCCGTGAAGAATACGATCGGGAAGGCGTATTTCCCTGGGATGTTGTTAAAGCAATGGCCGAAGCCGACCTCTGCGGGTTGTATATCCCCGAAGAATACGGTGGGATGGGCGGCGGTGTCTTTGAACTCTGCCTTGCCGTAGAGGAGCTTTCCAAAGCCTGTGGCGGTATTTCACTGGCCATGGCCGCTACCGCACTCGGAACGTTTCCCATTTTGCTTTTCGGTTCCGATGAACAGAAAAAGAAATATCTCCCTTCTATTGCAACCGGTGAAAAACTGGCAGCATTCGGTCTT
Protein-coding sequences here:
- the rnc gene encoding ribonuclease III, which encodes MNLLKKISRFFKKRFPFHSKTSADEIDLTTIQSIIGYRFKDISFLRKALRHRSYTTANGSIPPLDSNERLEFLGDAVLNCCVTEHLFHTYPQKSEGELSKIKSLIVSRKILGEIATELNFGDYILLGHGEKSSGGRKKTSILANVFEAIVGAIFLDGGLEPSQTFLKASLFCRITEFLKEKSNINYKSKILEVSQRDGFGIPHYKVLSTMGPEHAKIFKVQIEIGGVPLGEGSGPNKKTAQQIAAKNALKNYEKSKIVNHSKGAESNELVSD